The sequence below is a genomic window from Pseudomonadota bacterium.
GCCATGATCGCGCCGATATCGGCGAGAATATTCAGCGCCACATAAAAGGCGCAAAACACCATGGCGACGATCTGGATCTGCGGGACATCGCGGAAGACAACGGAGTCGACCATCAACCTGCCCAGGCCCGGATAGGTGAAAATCACCTCGACCACGACAACACCGCTGATCAGATAGCCCAGGTTCAGCGCGACAACATTGACGATCGGACCCAAGGCGTTGGGGATGGCGTGCTTGATGATGATGCGCGACTTTGACGCACCCTTCAGGATCGCCATCTCCACATAGGCCTGTTTCAAGACGTCCAGCACGGCCGCGCGCGTCATGCGAATGACGTGGGCCAGCAAAGATAGCACCAAGGTCACCATGGGCAGGAAGGTCTGACCCAATGTGGTGAAGACGTTGTCCCATCGCGGCCGATGAATGGTTGCCGAGAACCATCCGAGCTCGACGGCGAAGATCATCACCAGAACGACGGCAATGACGAAGTCGGGGATCGAGATGAAAAAGACGGTGGTCGACGACACCGACCGGTCGAATGAGCTTTCGGGATAGGCCGCGCACAAAAGACCGA
It includes:
- a CDS encoding ABC transporter permease, which codes for MFKLVVRRLLLGAVTLLAISVLVFIGTELLPGDVAQAVLGQSATEETVAALRAQLGLDRPPHVRYFDWLGSILSGNLGVALTNGMPLERIVGQRLENTIYLALYAAVVAIPLSLLLGLLCAAYPESSFDRSVSSTTVFFISIPDFVIAVVLVMIFAVELGWFSATIHRPRWDNVFTTLGQTFLPMVTLVLSLLAHVIRMTRAAVLDVLKQAYVEMAILKGASKSRIIIKHAIPNALGPIVNVVALNLGYLISGVVVVEVIFTYPGLGRLMVDSVVFRDVPQIQIVAMVFCAFYVALNILADIGAIMANPRLRYAK